In Mixophyes fleayi isolate aMixFle1 chromosome 3, aMixFle1.hap1, whole genome shotgun sequence, the genomic stretch TCTAAATTATTTGAAAacgttgagtaaaaaaaaaagttggcttataaaaaatatgtgtgtgttatatttatgtaaaggaaatataacataataaaataatataataaaatataaaatatatccctTTATTATAGTTTCTTAATGAAGGGATATTTTGAACGTAACAAAATATCTTAAATAAATTTCCATTTTGACTGGGAATGAACTACAACACATTTTCCTAAAAAAATGAAGTGTCTGATGAGAGTATCagggtttaaaaatatattaactcGCCCTCTTTTAACATGATAAACGAGGTACAGTTTGTGTGGGTGATAATCGTTATATTTCCCCACACAGTATATGGTAACACAGTCATTATACAAACAGTATACATACATCATCATAGAGAGAGACAATGAGCAGGATTAATATGAAATTTCtttataatttaatgtaattgcatGCCTGTGCATTCCAATGCAATTGATAATACAAATGCATATTGCAATCAAACGTATGTAGAGCCCTCTCTATCTCACACATTTGGATACTTCCTTGTTTGTTTAAAGGACTTTATTccttgaaaaagaaaaagaaacttgctgtatatattatatatatatatatatatatatatatatatatatatatttatataaatttaacAAATAGAGTGGACAATAAAGAAATTGTTGAACCCTGATCTGATTTAAGTAGAAACCAAAGTCAAACAAATAAAGCACATTTATTTCAGTCACACTATAGCTGCTATTAAGCGCTATTATAGCCTAATATTATTTCTGTGTAGCTTATGGCCAACATATTAGCCAGTACAGCTTCcatattattattgattatttgAATGACTTGCTCCTGCACAGCGGAAAGCATCAAGAACTGAGCGTTTCAGTCTtacattgctggttattaatATAACAGAGTGCAGGCTCGGGTAGGCAGATATACCAGTAGTGtataataaatcatataataaatcTTGATTTCTGTCAATAAAACTCAGGTTTGCAATTATAAAATACAGAACATAAAGCGCCAGAAAAAAGATCAGGCTTCTAATTGCACCAATATGAGCGTCAAGTTGGATATTAGTGAATACTGAATCTTTGCTGCTCATATTCCTGGTGTGTTTCAGGAGTGATACAATCAGAAGACAAATGGCTGCACAGAATATCAGGAATGGTAAGATGGATCCTGTGAAAAAGATGATGGAAATGTTCATAATATTTTCTTCCAAAGATACATTTCCTGTATTAGAGCTGTTAATATTACCGGTAGAATTCATGTAGTGTACTGAGTACATGCACCATTTGATTGGTAGACTGGAGAGAAAAGACACCACCAGTGATGTCAGAAGCAGCCACGGCACCAACCTGGAGATGTTCATCTTAAGTCTCAGAAATAATCTGTTGTTGTAGTTTGTGATCTTCACGCAGTAGAATACACAGAGCACGGTGCCCCACCACAGGCTGCACAACGCAACACATATAACTGCAGTGAAATAATATTTCACAAAATCTTTGCTTGGAGAGACTGAATTAGGAGCAATTTCATCAGCAGTTTTGTAAAGCATAATAATTAGAAGAAGGATCCTCACCATTCCCAAGCTGGTCATGATAATGTCCACGGCTTTAAGAGTTTGACCTTTCAACCACCAAATGAAGAATTTTATCACAATAAATGCATTAAGAAGAAATCCGACAAATATCATAGAACAACAAATACTTAGTACAAAATAAAAAGCTgtaaaattcatatttttcttCACAGGATGATGCAGTATCTGATTTCTTTATAACCATCCAGAACTGTCTGTCTAATTGTGGACAAGGCTGTCTGCGGTGTGACATGAACTGAGATggtgttattattaaatataggAATGTACTTTGCATGACATTTGATTATAAGTTGCTGAGCTATTGCCATCATTACATTTGAATGCAGAGaataatttatttactttaaagcaATATCAGGTTTGAATGAAATTCAGCTCAGTGTGCATATAGCAGCAAACCCGGATAATTGTGAGGGCAAGGGCGTAGTGTGGGCATAGTGGGTGGAGCAGGTGCTTTGGTTATTGGCAGCAGGGAGGGCAGCGCATGAAATAATGTGCTTGCATGATTTGCATGATGTTGGTGAGAGTGGGACCGCCCCCATTCCTGGGGACAAGCAGAATGCGACCACTGTTTACCCACCGGTCGAAAACTCTGCCTGTGCATAGCGTACCACCTTGGCGTCTCCTCCACCTGCTGCTTGGAACCTGAGCACCTCTGAACCTTCTCCTGCTTCCCTCATTGTTAGGCTGTCTGCATTCATTCCTCCCCAGCCCAGCCCCCAGTGTGCATGTCTTATCACATTATCACCCCCCTGCTACCTCCCTTGTGTTGGTCTCTCAGTCTCCAGTTTTGTATGTGTACCTATATAACTCATGTGTGACTCTGcccctctttgtgtgtgtgcatctgtatCTCCTCTGTGTATGTGCCATTGACTTTCTTCCCCcctctttgtgtgtctgtctctaatTTTGTATGTTCTCGTCATCTGTCTTTCTTTGCCCACTTTCTGTTTGTGTATATTTATCTCCATATTGAGGTTGCCTGTCCTTTTtgtctccccctttgtgtgtctCCTTTTGCCACTCATCATATCTATCCCCCCATCTTCAGTTAACATGTGTCACCACCGCCCACTTTTACCCTGTGCCCTTAAGAGACCACTTTTCCTCTTGCCCAGCACCTTCCCTTGCCAGCCCTCTTCTTCTACTTCTGCCCTTACTATCTTACCATCcgcctcctcttctgctgaagtcAATTGGGTCCTGCTGGCTGCTGATTGGAGGTATGTACGAACCTGAGGATGGCAGGTAAGCAGAATTTTTAGATTTTGAGAGTATTTACCCTATTACCGGCGATAATCCTGGTGACAGGAAGATTCACTGGCTTTTGTCATcaaaggcttccccatgcaaattGCACAAGTATTATTTCAGTGCTCACACAGCCACAATAGTTATTCTGCTTACATATAACATATTAAAATCATTTACTCATTTAAAAAATGCTTCATTCCTTGGCAGCATGAagatttttaaaaattgttttaaattttgttaaatacattttatatttacatttacattttatgctttttattCACTTTAGTTGAAATAAAAGGCCTAATCTTGCAAGTTGAATTAAAGACTGGCCTGTCAAACTGATAAATTAACTGTTATCACTTTGGGCCAGTATCTTTAGTGCAGAAGAGCATCGCTGAGCTGCCCCAGCAAATTTTTTGTGATAATTTGTGGCAATAAGGAATATTTTCTTACATATCACCACAAAGGAGCTGTTCATGGTAAATAAGTCCCTATATCTTTGAACTGGATAACTCCCTTCTAACAGCAATGAAATTCATCAAGTTTCTTGCACTTTAGATGTAGTTTAAATTTTAAATGTAGTTCTTGTGCTATGTTTTGTTTAATGTAGTCAGATACCTTAAAATATCACATGTTTACATACAATATTTACTTGGTATAATAATAGAAACTTCCCACCAGGATGAGTTCCACTCGCCCACCATTGCTCCGGGTGGGCATTCCGTCAATGATACCCTACTTTTATAAGTGCCTCTGTATCTTCAGTGTTGTAGAgctacaaagcacagcatgtaTTGCAAGAGGGCAACCCGAATTTAGTGTTTCAAACTAGCTGGAGAGGCGTAGGTTACACTGTGTACAGCTGGCTTCATAATGCACATTGTTTCATTGGAACCTACAAATGTATTCCCCCATGTGGCCCCTATTGATCCAGTCTGACACTGTCACTGCTGTTTTTTCCACTCCACCAACATGCCCCTACATGCTGGACCTGCCCTCCCCCGCTTCCCTGAGTACTTTGGTAGCACGCACTTCTACCATGATTCCATGTTCCGCCTCTGTGTGGTGCGTGCGTACTGATATCATTTTGCCTGAAATATAGCAATGTAGCAATTACACAATTGTCAAAATAGTTCATTTTCTTGGTTGTAGTAAAATAAATTACAGTGTGGATAGAGTTTTCATGACGGAAGAACtggaaatattttcaattttatatatttatgtaaccactaagagtctgtccagggaagcaaacagaggagtAGAGTCCAGTCACCAGGCAAGGGTCTGAGCAACAAAAGACTAAGCAAATTCCAGAAGTCTAGGCGAAGGTTAGGGCAACAGGTAaacgagcagggtccaggaatcaagctgAGGGTCACAACAAAAGATCAAGCAGaaatggagcaaacacaggaacagtgcagcagcagcagccaggaataaacagatgaacagcacagagcacagctagaggcaggtatttgaagcagtgcaaaaggtgcagttctaattaggcatcatgcaaggagattaact encodes the following:
- the LOC142142571 gene encoding taste receptor type 2 member 39-like, whose product is MTSLGMVRILLLIIMLYKTADEIAPNSVSPSKDFVKYYFTAVICVALCSLWWGTVLCVFYCVKITNYNNRLFLRLKMNISRLVPWLLLTSLVVSFLSSLPIKWCMYSVHYMNSTGNINSSNTGNVSLEENIMNISIIFFTGSILPFLIFCAAICLLIVSLLKHTRNMSSKDSVFTNIQLDAHIGAIRSLIFFLALYVLYFIIANLSFIDRNQDLLYDLLYTTGISAYPSLHSVILITSNVRLKRSVLDAFRCAGASHSNNQ